The DNA region TACCTTGCGCAGGAGTTCCAGGCTGTCGGCCCCCTTGAAAGCCGGGTCCGTATCCGGGAAGTAGGTCCCGATGTCGCCCAGGCCGGCGGCACCCAGCAGGGCGTCGCTAATGGCATGGAGCAGCACGTCGGCGTCACTGTGGCCCAGCAGGCCCTTTTCGTAGGGAATATCCACGCCGCCGATAATGCACTTGCGGCCTTCAACCAACTTGTGTACGTCAAAACCTATACCAGAACGATAAATCTTATCCATAGTAAACCTCTTTTTTCTGCAATATAACTTTTCTACTCAGCAATT from Fibrobacter sp. includes:
- the ispF gene encoding 2-C-methyl-D-erythritol 2,4-cyclodiphosphate synthase, with amino-acid sequence MYRSGIGFDVHKLVEGRKCIIGGVDIPYEKGLLGHSDADVLLHAISDALLGAAGLGDIGTYFPDTDPAFKGADSLELLRKVGEEVAKAGYEIINIDAIVMCERPKVNPHKDQMKANIARVLGLDVKQIGIKGTTTEKLGFTGRGEGIASQAVAMVRSK